The following coding sequences are from one Triplophysa dalaica isolate WHDGS20190420 chromosome 12, ASM1584641v1, whole genome shotgun sequence window:
- the LOC130432888 gene encoding histone-lysine N-methyltransferase ASH1L-like isoform X1, whose translation MDKKKQKTAPSLERDKHKKKEDIKKMRKTNEAEAEVSSKSTKSESQLQTRQDEVTLMKSDQSEANGRMKIGFVAKRTKKPPKSLENFICRPTARISQRLSHGDGQSSCGGDRSSSDITGAIQSCQESQKKDSYDCISSNASITALSTPSKMVESTLLCPLSKKTKQTKKTDSKSLLTPDGPSYAAQPQTDSKVPLSDRITSSTPLKQTHSPPAAHSPPSSLQQNSSPHNGTQVFNVQKGKGEDLPTGATTTVSLPSQNSKDTRLKAHTSQQSSSSIQNEAEHSFCCSENSKSSKPKKKCKTSKFRDSNVDKCLNASVKEDSKQGGDSTDKTSKENESAHQPSPSIKTPAVLPASNTSAGLSDHESCTSQRLESKGRNKKHNKGGDIDDNRKWTLEPTKTIPVVVHSKDTSSVGHIIDKKRVRHSSDHEENMQCSSLISSSAESQYNTSIRSTDQISDETHLHPKQFTDPDKKLKVVPMTKVANQVEKMDLVENGGSTACKTVSQTANLSKISAFRSSKTSPQSKPRPAGRPPKSKQLQNPSPRSDISSPEPQTKKRGRPKMIRLDESPQGSGSHKSLSKSPIIEHMNVHHPEVDLKLQKPVRRKRGRPRLSFSVKPQRSQSLVSESVKKSAEDNLKPPLSKTKDARICRKRNKLIMKTIIKNINKMRMKKRDEVLTHLVSGQKQSSKADISQKGNEGEVDCSVSDPTQSLSSLVTSFGGKLGPQINVSKRGTIYIGKRRGRKPKAQRENSGQDSEQILFQKSQKVTESTSQMNSWFTPGGHNNTFETQPALSSSFKSPESLRKQPYTDNCEYDKHSAPKVTSSQKVKAMADKSRPHSSLRSTPLNPATTQLGSVRMQDCRTPNASRSVLMEKERLNYKCHRKGHNFFSRDKIRRHKHKCKRKYLQLRAKRQDPAFLAEIEKLVVRLSAIRIVHHVAQADEAKSGRKSLKAKNHPHVLQCLPQNLHHPTMFHINFSGYYSPQSDFPRDSLHYVGMSDLKRNNGCPSQPGEHIVTHCPMVHKLGFPLTGGSCYHSPCKLPLSASSFGFGLYRGYPPSATIYPSSPFLASYVHPYSKNPILSPSKFHKRKHKFLRRDPLCGGKPQGTYPNVTSQSSSEWFGRNSWQRINNRDKRHVDEQLRGRAREEIDGLLGQSKLRKDHVSKSALSSNSLFSSSIPTRKADKHKASHLSYIGPSHLRPTSKVRWAEPQRPWRWRGSVQSERSNSLLDQEAASGYQEDETVAGQESDEDLPSPSWSDRTICHKTFLQNPNIASSAKNRMTFQRSAAELQGDSRNLRRPGSSWMRESCSTGGKRASESFCPGGPVFHGHHQGKDLRHNISRTLIQTSEISPFPSCTATKTSLSHSSSTLLSRSKHVKRVNKPLTNKSFQSQTGTGSEAKRRGRGRPRKNPAPCFSPSLPTAPLLDGVSECPSKRRKVETDDNTVLSGSDFVSQCEKRKVRKKRDCEKLRDGGHDEQETDLSQEPSSSHSRPSLPAHDTSVSAKSRSESSSATSPGKKYEWAGLYSDVYKTKDPMRPSSPENTECVDYDPEKHQYGLLPAPIHVGKYLRLKRIDFQLPYDIYWLRAHNKLPKISDSPQKTATSNGSVGVMSLTQPEDRSYKHHMDSVPHDCISDSLNKNDSLRLPAEKVAEETSQTDPDENFPNQCDPLKQQERGSDAENISAPLLIMPLSCEERSFILEHCIFLLRNYEKMRVRQAVLMREGVREREKENEESGGSNQCQTGVLEDNTSTKSDERLTHPSLSEEERKSVQSKNLTQTLQGIYDVIVSTKGSSGQTLAAPLLNLCSRKRSGSAPVDLSTLQQQLLSGHYESLDAFHSDMLKVFHCAEKYYGCESSVGRNMKQLREVYHNTHQEALTQITNVLSEAENHRHSLYRVWL comes from the exons ATGGATAAGAAAAAACAGAAGACAGCACCAAGCCTAGAGAGagataaacataaaaagaaagaagatatAAAGAAGATGAGAAAAACCAACGAGGCTGAAGCAGAAGTTTCTTCAAAGAGCACTAAAAGTGAATCTCAGCTGCAGACCAGGCAGGACGAGGTAACACTTATGAAGTCTGATCAGTCAGAGGCAAATGGAAGAATGAAAATAGGGTTCGTAGCAAAACGAACCAAGAAGCCCCCAAAGAGCCTTGAGAACTTCATATGCAGACCGACCGCTAGGATCTCTCAGAGACTTTCACACGGAGATGGCCAAAGCTCATGTGGAGGTGATCGGTCCAGTTCTGACATCACAGGGGCCATACAGTCATGTCAGGAGAGTCAGAAAAAAGACAGTTATGACTGCATTTCTTCAAATGCCTCAATAACAGCACTTTCTACTCCATCCAAAATGGTTGAGTCGACACTTTTATGTCCGCTTTCTAAAAAG acaaaacagacaaagaagACCGATTCAAAGTCATTATTGACACCAGATGGGCCCTCATATGCAGCTCAACCACAGACCGATAGCAAAGTACCCCTTTCTGACAGAATAACCTCATCTACCCCACTGAAGCAGACACATTCACCTCCAGCTGCTCATTCTCCACCATCCTCACTTCAACAGAACTCCAGCCCACACAATGGAACCCAGGTTTTTAATGTTCAAAAGGGGAAGGGGGAAGATCTTCCAACCGGAGCAACAACTACTGTCTCCCTACCATCACAAAATTCAAAAGATACAAGGCTGAAAGCTCACACATCTCAGCAGTCATCTTCCAGTATTCAAAATGAGGCTGAACACTCATTTTGTTGCAGTGAGAATTCAAAGTCCTCAaagccaaaaaaaaaatgtaagaccTCTAAATTCAGGGACAGTAATGTTGATAAATGTTTGAATGCAAGTGTGAAAGAGGACAGCAAACAGGGTGGAGATTCTACTGATAAAACAAGTAAAGAAAATGAATCGGCGCATCAGCCAAGTCCTTCTATAAAAACACCAGCAGTCCTTCCGGCTTCAAATACATCTGCTGGTTTATCAGATCACGAGAGCTGCACTTCACAGCGACTTGAGAGTAAAGGAAGGAACAAGAAACATAATAAAGGTGGAGACATAGATGACAACAGAAAATGGACCTTGGAACCTACCAAAACAATCCCTGTTGTTGTCCATTCAAAGGATACCAGTAGTGTGGGACATATAATTGACAAAAAGAGAGTAAGACACAGTTCAGACCATGAAGAAAATATGCAGTGTTCCTCTCTAATTAGCAGCAGTGCTGAATCTCAGTATAATACCTCCATTCGTTCCACAGATCAAATCTCAGATGAGACTCATTTACACCCCAAACAATTCACTGACCCAGACAAGAAACTAAAAGTCGTTCCAATGACTAAGGTGGCAAATCAAGTGGAAAAGATGGATCTGGTGGAGAATGGTGGTTCCACTGCTTGTAAAACTGTTTCTCAAACAGCTAATCTTAGTAAAATATCTGCCTTTAGGTCTTCAAAGACATCACCACAGTCGAAACCAAGACCAGCAGGACGACCTCCTAAATCGAAACAACTCCAAAATCCATCACCCAGATCAGACATCTCATCCCCAGAGCCCCAGACCAAGAAAAGGGGTCGTCCAAAAATGATCAGGTTGGATGAATCTCCTCAGGGAAGTGGGTCTCATAAGTCTTTATCTAAGTCTCCCATCATTGAACACATGAATGTTCATCATCCTGAGGTTGACCTTAAACTTCAAAAGCCTGTACGAAGAAAACGAGGTCGGCCCAGACTTTCCTTCTCTGTCAAGCCACAGAGATCCCAGTCCCTGGTCTCTGAGTCTGTGAAGAAGAGTGCTGAAGACAATCTCAAACCCCCCTTGTCAAAGACTAAAGATGCCCGAATTTGCCGGAAACGAAACAAGTTGATAATGAAGACaattatcaaaaatataaataaaatgagaatgAAGAAACGAGATGAAGTGCTTACGCACCTTGTTTCCGGGCAAAAACAATCCTCCAAAGCGGATATTTCTCAGAAAGGCAATGAAGGAGAGGTAGACTGTTCAGTTTCAGATCCTACCCAGTCTTTATCCTCACTTGTGACGTCTTTTGGGGGTAAACTCGGTCCACAAATTAATGTGAGCAAACGTGGCACTATCTACATAGGAAAGAGAAGAGGCCGCAAACCTAAAGCCCAAAGAGAAAATTCTGGCCAAGACTCTGAGCAAATTCTGTTTCAAAAGTCTCAGAAAGTGACTGAATCTACAAGTCAGATGAATTCTTGGTTCACCCCTGGGGGAcacaacaatacatttgaaacCCAACCTGCTCTGTCCAGCTCATTTAAATCTCCTGAGTCCCTTAGAAAACAGCCTTACACTGACAACTGTGAATACGATAAACATTCTGCTCCAAAGGTAACCAGTTCCCAAAAAGTGAAAGCAATGGCTGACAAATCAAGACCACATTCATCATTACGTTCAACACCACTTAATCCAGCCACGACTCAGTTAGGCTCTGTAAGAATGCAAGACTGCAGGACACCAAATGCTTCCCGATCAGTACTGATGGAGAAGGAAAGACTCAACTACAAATGTCATAGAAAAGGTCATAATTTCTTCAGCCGTGATAAGATTAGGagacataaacacaaatgtaagAGGAAGTATCTTCAACTCAGGGCCAAAAGACAAGACCCGGCATTTCTGGCAGAGATCGAGAAATTAGTAGTAAGGCTTAGTGCGATTCGTATTGTGCATCACGTCGCTCAGGCAGATGAGGCGAAATCTGGAAGAAAGAGTTTGAAAGCAAAAAATCACCCCCATGTTCTTCAGTGTCTACCACAAAACCTTCACCATCCAACCATGTTTCACATCAACTTCAGCGGTTACTACTCACCTCAATCTGACTTTCCTCGTGATTCTTTGCACTATGTTGGCATGTCAGATTTAAAAAGGAACAACGGGTGCCCCTCGCAACCAGGCGAACATATTGTCACGCATTGTCCGATGGTTCACAAACTCGGATTCCCGCTTACAGGAGGCAGTTGTTATCACTCGCCTTGCAAGTTGCCACTCTCGGCCTCTTCCTTTGGTTTCGGGCTTTACAGAGGATACCCTCCATCTGCAACCATATATCCTTCTTCGCCATTTTTAGCCTCATATGTGCATCCCTACTCCAAAAATCCCATTTTAAGTCCATCAAAGTTCCATAAAAGGAAGCACAAGTTTCTTAGACGTGACCCTCTTTGTGGAGGGAAGCCACAGGGAACTTACCCGAATGTAACTTCTCAATCCTCAAGCGAATGGTTTGGTAGAAATAGCTGGCAAAGGATCAACAACAGAGACAAAAGGCATGTGGACGAACAACTTAGAGGAAGAGCAAGAGAGGAAATAGATGGTCTGCTAGGACAAAGTAAGCTTAGAAAAGACCATGTAAGCAAAAGTGCTTTGTCTTCTAATTCCCTCTTCTCCTCCTCAATTCCAACAAGAAAAGCAGATAAACATAAAGCTTCACATCTTTCTTATATAGGACCATCACACCTGAGGCCCACATCAAAAGTTAGGTGGGCAGAGCCTCAGCGGCCCTGGAGGTGGAGAGGAAGTGTTCAATCCGAGAGGAGTAATAGCCTCTTAGACCAAGAAGCTGCATCAGGGTACCAGGAGGATGAAACTGTTGCTGGTcaagagagtgatgaagacctTCCTTCACCTTCTTGGTCAGATAGAACAATCTGCCATAAGACTTTTCTGCAGAATCCCAACATTGCCAGCAGTGCAAAGAATCGAATGACATTCCAGAGGAGTGCTGCTGAACTTCAGGGTGATTCGAGGAACCTAAGGAGACCTGGAAGCTCATGGATGAGAGAATCTTGTTCGACTGGAGGCAAAAGAGCATCAG AGAGCTTCTGCCCCGGTGGACCAGTTTTCCATGGGCACCATCAAGGAAAAGACCTGAGACACAATATCAGTAGAACACTCATCCAGACCAGTGAGATCAGCCCTTTTCCTTCTTGTACTGCCACCAAAACCAGCCTGTCTCATTCAAGCAGTACTCTCCTGAGCAGGAGCAAACATGTTAAACGTGTTAACAAGCCGCTCACAAATAAGAGCTTTCAAAGTCAGACTGGCACAGGAAGTGAGGCAAAGAGGAGGGGACGGGGCCGACCGAGAAAAAATCCTGCACCATGCTTTTCTCCATCTCTGCCAACTGCACCGTTGCTTGATGGGGTGTCAGAGTGTCCTTCAAAACGGAGGAAAGTTGAAACAGATGATAACACTGTTCTCAGTGGGTCCGACTTTGTGTCTCAATGTGAGAAAAGGAAAGTTAGAAAGAAAAGAGACTGTGAAAAATTGAGAGACGGAGGACATGATGAACAAGAGACAGATTTGAGCCAAGAGCCCTCGAGTTCACATTCTCGCCCATCTTTACCCGCTCATGACACATCAGTATCTGCAAAAAGCCGATCAGAGAGTAGTTCAGCCACGTCACCTGGCAAGAAATACGAGTGGGCGGGGCTTTACTCCGATGTGTATAAAACCAAGGA CCCCATGAGACCGTCCTCGCCAGAAAACACAGAGTGCGTTGACTATGACCCTGAAAAACATCAGTACGGCCTTCTTCCTGCACCTATACACGTAG GAAAATATCTGAGGCTGAAGCGGATTGACTTTCAGTTGCCCTATGACATATATTGGCTGAGAGCACATAATAAG CTTCCTAAAATATCAGATTCCCCACAAAAGACTGCAACATCCA aTGGGTCTGTTGGTGTAATGTCTCTCACTCAGCCCGAGGACAGATCTTATAAACACCATATGGACAGTGTTCCTCACGACTGCATTTCTGACAGCCTTAataa AAATGACAGTCTAAGACTGCCTGCTGAGAAGGTTGCTGAAGAAACCAGTCAGACAGACCCGGATGAAAATTTTCCCAATCAGTGTGACCCTCTTAAACAGCAG GAGAGAGGCAGTGATGCTGAAAATATCTCCGCCCCACTGCTGATAATGCCCTTGTCCTGCGAGGAGAG GAGTTTCATCTTGGAACATTGCATTTTTCTGTTGAGAAACTATGAGAaaatgagagtgagacaggcGGTGCTCATGagggagggagtgagagagCGGGAGAAAGAAAACGAGGAGAGCGGAGGGAGCAATCAATGTCAGACGGGAGTTCTCGAAGACAACACCAGCACCAAGTCAG ACGAGCGTCTGACTCACCCGAGTCTGTCTGAAGAGGAGAGGAAAAGTGTACAAAGCAAAAACCTCACGCAAACACTCCAGGGGATCTATGACGTCATTGTCAGTACCAAGG GGTCATCCGGACAAACCCTCGCCGCTCCTCTGCTGAACTTGTGTTCCCGAAAAAG ATCTGGCTCGGCTCCTGTTGATCTCAGTACGTTGCAGCAGCAGCTCCTCTCAGGGCACTATGAGAGCCTGGATGCCTTTCATTCAGACATGCTCAAGGTGTTTCACTGTGCTGAG AAATACTACGGATGCGAGTCATCAGTGGGCCGTAATATGAAGCAACTGAGGGAAGTGTACCATAACACTCATCAGGAGGCCTTAACTCAGATCACCAATGTCCTGTCAGAAGCAGAAAACCACAGACACAGCTTATATAGGGTGTGGCTGTGA
- the LOC130432888 gene encoding histone-lysine N-methyltransferase ASH1L-like isoform X2 — MDKKKQKTAPSLERDKHKKKEDIKKMRKTNEAEAEVSSKSTKSESQLQTRQDEVTLMKSDQSEANGRMKIGFVAKRTKKPPKSLENFICRPTARISQRLSHGDGQSSCGGDRSSSDITGAIQSCQESQKKDSYDCISSNASITALSTPSKMVESTLLCPLSKKTKQTKKTDSKSLLTPDGPSYAAQPQTDSKVPLSDRITSSTPLKQTHSPPAAHSPPSSLQQNSSPHNGTQVFNVQKGKGEDLPTGATTTVSLPSQNSKDTRLKAHTSQQSSSSIQNEAEHSFCCSENSKSSKPKKKCKTSKFRDSNVDKCLNASVKEDSKQGGDSTDKTSKENESAHQPSPSIKTPAVLPASNTSAGLSDHESCTSQRLESKGRNKKHNKGGDIDDNRKWTLEPTKTIPVVVHSKDTSSVGHIIDKKRVRHSSDHEENMQCSSLISSSAESQYNTSIRSTDQISDETHLHPKQFTDPDKKLKVVPMTKVANQVEKMDLVENGGSTACKTVSQTANLSKISAFRSSKTSPQSKPRPAGRPPKSKQLQNPSPRSDISSPEPQTKKRGRPKMIRLDESPQGSGSHKSLSKSPIIEHMNVHHPEVDLKLQKPVRRKRGRPRLSFSVKPQRSQSLVSESVKKSAEDNLKPPLSKTKDARICRKRNKLIMKTIIKNINKMRMKKRDEVLTHLVSGQKQSSKADISQKGNEGEVDCSVSDPTQSLSSLVTSFGGKLGPQINVSKRGTIYIGKRRGRKPKAQRENSGQDSEQILFQKSQKVTESTSQMNSWFTPGGHNNTFETQPALSSSFKSPESLRKQPYTDNCEYDKHSAPKVTSSQKVKAMADKSRPHSSLRSTPLNPATTQLGSVRMQDCRTPNASRSVLMEKERLNYKCHRKGHNFFSRDKIRRHKHKCKRKYLQLRAKRQDPAFLAEIEKLVVRLSAIRIVHHVAQADEAKSGRKSLKAKNHPHVLQCLPQNLHHPTMFHINFSGYYSPQSDFPRDSLHYVGMSDLKRNNGCPSQPGEHIVTHCPMVHKLGFPLTGGSCYHSPCKLPLSASSFGFGLYRGYPPSATIYPSSPFLASYVHPYSKNPILSPSKFHKRKHKFLRRDPLCGGKPQGTYPNVTSQSSSEWFGRNSWQRINNRDKRHVDEQLRGRAREEIDGLLGQSKLRKDHVSKSALSSNSLFSSSIPTRKADKHKASHLSYIGPSHLRPTSKVRWAEPQRPWRWRGSVQSERSNSLLDQEAASGYQEDETVAGQESDEDLPSPSWSDRTICHKTFLQNPNIASSAKNRMTFQRSAAELQGDSRNLRRPGSSWMRESCSTGGKRASESFCPGGPVFHGHHQGKDLRHNISRTLIQTSEISPFPSCTATKTSLSHSSSTLLSRSKHVKRVNKPLTNKSFQSQTGTGSEAKRRGRGRPRKNPAPCFSPSLPTAPLLDGVSECPSKRRKVETDDNTVLSGSDFVSQCEKRKVRKKRDCEKLRDGGHDEQETDLSQEPSSSHSRPSLPAHDTSVSAKSRSESSSATSPGKKYEWAGLYSDVYKTKDPMRPSSPENTECVDYDPEKHQYGLLPAPIHVGKYLRLKRIDFQLPYDIYWLRAHNKLPKISDSPQKTATSNGSVGVMSLTQPEDRSYKHHMDSVPHDCISDSLNKNDSLRLPAEKVAEETSQTDPDENFPNQCDPLKQQERGSDAENISAPLLIMPLSCEERSFILEHCIFLLRNYEKMRVRQAVLMREGVREREKENEESGGSNQCQTGVLEDNTSTKRASDSPESV; from the exons ATGGATAAGAAAAAACAGAAGACAGCACCAAGCCTAGAGAGagataaacataaaaagaaagaagatatAAAGAAGATGAGAAAAACCAACGAGGCTGAAGCAGAAGTTTCTTCAAAGAGCACTAAAAGTGAATCTCAGCTGCAGACCAGGCAGGACGAGGTAACACTTATGAAGTCTGATCAGTCAGAGGCAAATGGAAGAATGAAAATAGGGTTCGTAGCAAAACGAACCAAGAAGCCCCCAAAGAGCCTTGAGAACTTCATATGCAGACCGACCGCTAGGATCTCTCAGAGACTTTCACACGGAGATGGCCAAAGCTCATGTGGAGGTGATCGGTCCAGTTCTGACATCACAGGGGCCATACAGTCATGTCAGGAGAGTCAGAAAAAAGACAGTTATGACTGCATTTCTTCAAATGCCTCAATAACAGCACTTTCTACTCCATCCAAAATGGTTGAGTCGACACTTTTATGTCCGCTTTCTAAAAAG acaaaacagacaaagaagACCGATTCAAAGTCATTATTGACACCAGATGGGCCCTCATATGCAGCTCAACCACAGACCGATAGCAAAGTACCCCTTTCTGACAGAATAACCTCATCTACCCCACTGAAGCAGACACATTCACCTCCAGCTGCTCATTCTCCACCATCCTCACTTCAACAGAACTCCAGCCCACACAATGGAACCCAGGTTTTTAATGTTCAAAAGGGGAAGGGGGAAGATCTTCCAACCGGAGCAACAACTACTGTCTCCCTACCATCACAAAATTCAAAAGATACAAGGCTGAAAGCTCACACATCTCAGCAGTCATCTTCCAGTATTCAAAATGAGGCTGAACACTCATTTTGTTGCAGTGAGAATTCAAAGTCCTCAaagccaaaaaaaaaatgtaagaccTCTAAATTCAGGGACAGTAATGTTGATAAATGTTTGAATGCAAGTGTGAAAGAGGACAGCAAACAGGGTGGAGATTCTACTGATAAAACAAGTAAAGAAAATGAATCGGCGCATCAGCCAAGTCCTTCTATAAAAACACCAGCAGTCCTTCCGGCTTCAAATACATCTGCTGGTTTATCAGATCACGAGAGCTGCACTTCACAGCGACTTGAGAGTAAAGGAAGGAACAAGAAACATAATAAAGGTGGAGACATAGATGACAACAGAAAATGGACCTTGGAACCTACCAAAACAATCCCTGTTGTTGTCCATTCAAAGGATACCAGTAGTGTGGGACATATAATTGACAAAAAGAGAGTAAGACACAGTTCAGACCATGAAGAAAATATGCAGTGTTCCTCTCTAATTAGCAGCAGTGCTGAATCTCAGTATAATACCTCCATTCGTTCCACAGATCAAATCTCAGATGAGACTCATTTACACCCCAAACAATTCACTGACCCAGACAAGAAACTAAAAGTCGTTCCAATGACTAAGGTGGCAAATCAAGTGGAAAAGATGGATCTGGTGGAGAATGGTGGTTCCACTGCTTGTAAAACTGTTTCTCAAACAGCTAATCTTAGTAAAATATCTGCCTTTAGGTCTTCAAAGACATCACCACAGTCGAAACCAAGACCAGCAGGACGACCTCCTAAATCGAAACAACTCCAAAATCCATCACCCAGATCAGACATCTCATCCCCAGAGCCCCAGACCAAGAAAAGGGGTCGTCCAAAAATGATCAGGTTGGATGAATCTCCTCAGGGAAGTGGGTCTCATAAGTCTTTATCTAAGTCTCCCATCATTGAACACATGAATGTTCATCATCCTGAGGTTGACCTTAAACTTCAAAAGCCTGTACGAAGAAAACGAGGTCGGCCCAGACTTTCCTTCTCTGTCAAGCCACAGAGATCCCAGTCCCTGGTCTCTGAGTCTGTGAAGAAGAGTGCTGAAGACAATCTCAAACCCCCCTTGTCAAAGACTAAAGATGCCCGAATTTGCCGGAAACGAAACAAGTTGATAATGAAGACaattatcaaaaatataaataaaatgagaatgAAGAAACGAGATGAAGTGCTTACGCACCTTGTTTCCGGGCAAAAACAATCCTCCAAAGCGGATATTTCTCAGAAAGGCAATGAAGGAGAGGTAGACTGTTCAGTTTCAGATCCTACCCAGTCTTTATCCTCACTTGTGACGTCTTTTGGGGGTAAACTCGGTCCACAAATTAATGTGAGCAAACGTGGCACTATCTACATAGGAAAGAGAAGAGGCCGCAAACCTAAAGCCCAAAGAGAAAATTCTGGCCAAGACTCTGAGCAAATTCTGTTTCAAAAGTCTCAGAAAGTGACTGAATCTACAAGTCAGATGAATTCTTGGTTCACCCCTGGGGGAcacaacaatacatttgaaacCCAACCTGCTCTGTCCAGCTCATTTAAATCTCCTGAGTCCCTTAGAAAACAGCCTTACACTGACAACTGTGAATACGATAAACATTCTGCTCCAAAGGTAACCAGTTCCCAAAAAGTGAAAGCAATGGCTGACAAATCAAGACCACATTCATCATTACGTTCAACACCACTTAATCCAGCCACGACTCAGTTAGGCTCTGTAAGAATGCAAGACTGCAGGACACCAAATGCTTCCCGATCAGTACTGATGGAGAAGGAAAGACTCAACTACAAATGTCATAGAAAAGGTCATAATTTCTTCAGCCGTGATAAGATTAGGagacataaacacaaatgtaagAGGAAGTATCTTCAACTCAGGGCCAAAAGACAAGACCCGGCATTTCTGGCAGAGATCGAGAAATTAGTAGTAAGGCTTAGTGCGATTCGTATTGTGCATCACGTCGCTCAGGCAGATGAGGCGAAATCTGGAAGAAAGAGTTTGAAAGCAAAAAATCACCCCCATGTTCTTCAGTGTCTACCACAAAACCTTCACCATCCAACCATGTTTCACATCAACTTCAGCGGTTACTACTCACCTCAATCTGACTTTCCTCGTGATTCTTTGCACTATGTTGGCATGTCAGATTTAAAAAGGAACAACGGGTGCCCCTCGCAACCAGGCGAACATATTGTCACGCATTGTCCGATGGTTCACAAACTCGGATTCCCGCTTACAGGAGGCAGTTGTTATCACTCGCCTTGCAAGTTGCCACTCTCGGCCTCTTCCTTTGGTTTCGGGCTTTACAGAGGATACCCTCCATCTGCAACCATATATCCTTCTTCGCCATTTTTAGCCTCATATGTGCATCCCTACTCCAAAAATCCCATTTTAAGTCCATCAAAGTTCCATAAAAGGAAGCACAAGTTTCTTAGACGTGACCCTCTTTGTGGAGGGAAGCCACAGGGAACTTACCCGAATGTAACTTCTCAATCCTCAAGCGAATGGTTTGGTAGAAATAGCTGGCAAAGGATCAACAACAGAGACAAAAGGCATGTGGACGAACAACTTAGAGGAAGAGCAAGAGAGGAAATAGATGGTCTGCTAGGACAAAGTAAGCTTAGAAAAGACCATGTAAGCAAAAGTGCTTTGTCTTCTAATTCCCTCTTCTCCTCCTCAATTCCAACAAGAAAAGCAGATAAACATAAAGCTTCACATCTTTCTTATATAGGACCATCACACCTGAGGCCCACATCAAAAGTTAGGTGGGCAGAGCCTCAGCGGCCCTGGAGGTGGAGAGGAAGTGTTCAATCCGAGAGGAGTAATAGCCTCTTAGACCAAGAAGCTGCATCAGGGTACCAGGAGGATGAAACTGTTGCTGGTcaagagagtgatgaagacctTCCTTCACCTTCTTGGTCAGATAGAACAATCTGCCATAAGACTTTTCTGCAGAATCCCAACATTGCCAGCAGTGCAAAGAATCGAATGACATTCCAGAGGAGTGCTGCTGAACTTCAGGGTGATTCGAGGAACCTAAGGAGACCTGGAAGCTCATGGATGAGAGAATCTTGTTCGACTGGAGGCAAAAGAGCATCAG AGAGCTTCTGCCCCGGTGGACCAGTTTTCCATGGGCACCATCAAGGAAAAGACCTGAGACACAATATCAGTAGAACACTCATCCAGACCAGTGAGATCAGCCCTTTTCCTTCTTGTACTGCCACCAAAACCAGCCTGTCTCATTCAAGCAGTACTCTCCTGAGCAGGAGCAAACATGTTAAACGTGTTAACAAGCCGCTCACAAATAAGAGCTTTCAAAGTCAGACTGGCACAGGAAGTGAGGCAAAGAGGAGGGGACGGGGCCGACCGAGAAAAAATCCTGCACCATGCTTTTCTCCATCTCTGCCAACTGCACCGTTGCTTGATGGGGTGTCAGAGTGTCCTTCAAAACGGAGGAAAGTTGAAACAGATGATAACACTGTTCTCAGTGGGTCCGACTTTGTGTCTCAATGTGAGAAAAGGAAAGTTAGAAAGAAAAGAGACTGTGAAAAATTGAGAGACGGAGGACATGATGAACAAGAGACAGATTTGAGCCAAGAGCCCTCGAGTTCACATTCTCGCCCATCTTTACCCGCTCATGACACATCAGTATCTGCAAAAAGCCGATCAGAGAGTAGTTCAGCCACGTCACCTGGCAAGAAATACGAGTGGGCGGGGCTTTACTCCGATGTGTATAAAACCAAGGA CCCCATGAGACCGTCCTCGCCAGAAAACACAGAGTGCGTTGACTATGACCCTGAAAAACATCAGTACGGCCTTCTTCCTGCACCTATACACGTAG GAAAATATCTGAGGCTGAAGCGGATTGACTTTCAGTTGCCCTATGACATATATTGGCTGAGAGCACATAATAAG CTTCCTAAAATATCAGATTCCCCACAAAAGACTGCAACATCCA aTGGGTCTGTTGGTGTAATGTCTCTCACTCAGCCCGAGGACAGATCTTATAAACACCATATGGACAGTGTTCCTCACGACTGCATTTCTGACAGCCTTAataa AAATGACAGTCTAAGACTGCCTGCTGAGAAGGTTGCTGAAGAAACCAGTCAGACAGACCCGGATGAAAATTTTCCCAATCAGTGTGACCCTCTTAAACAGCAG GAGAGAGGCAGTGATGCTGAAAATATCTCCGCCCCACTGCTGATAATGCCCTTGTCCTGCGAGGAGAG GAGTTTCATCTTGGAACATTGCATTTTTCTGTTGAGAAACTATGAGAaaatgagagtgagacaggcGGTGCTCATGagggagggagtgagagagCGGGAGAAAGAAAACGAGGAGAGCGGAGGGAGCAATCAATGTCAGACGGGAGTTCTCGAAGACAACACCAGCACCAA ACGAGCGTCTGACTCACCCGAGTCTGTCTGA